The Trichocoleus sp. FACHB-46 genome has a segment encoding these proteins:
- a CDS encoding thioredoxin family protein → MDRAVIKFSSEDCGTCHKMSFYDQKVAEELGLRFINCMMQDTVTYRQYRKILLAQYPDKEGMGWPTYIVCDSPDAEFKILGEVKGGHPKGEFRSRLQAVLETVPAGEG, encoded by the coding sequence ATGGATCGAGCTGTTATTAAGTTTTCTTCAGAAGACTGTGGGACTTGCCACAAAATGTCCTTCTACGACCAAAAAGTGGCTGAAGAACTCGGTCTCCGCTTCATCAACTGCATGATGCAAGATACGGTCACTTACCGCCAGTATCGCAAGATTTTGCTGGCCCAATATCCTGACAAAGAAGGGATGGGGTGGCCCACTTATATTGTTTGTGACTCTCCTGATGCAGAATTTAAGATTCTTGGAGAAGTCAAAGGCGGCCACCCCAAAGGTGAATTTAGAAGTCGGTTACAGGCGGTTCTAGAAACAGTTCCGGCTGGCGAAGGTTAA
- a CDS encoding S8 family peptidase → MRRLGLVGLFLAGLMLAIASFKGLAANGTYESIVLDFREDIPAVQIQQQLDAIAQQYQVKPRLNSEFSEGDHLYIVEGNSRLLQALQKSKLAKSTEAIEPNYIYRAFFTPDDPEYSKQWNLRSINAEAAWDETKGSGVTVAVIDTGVSRVPDLKDTQFVEGYDFVSDRSDASDDNGHGTHVAGTIAQSTNNGYGVAGVAYEANLMPLKVLSAAGGGTVADIAEAIKFAADHDADVINMSLGGGGESEVMQEAIAYAHDKGVVIIAAAGNANQNSASYPARYPHVIGVSALGPTGEKAIYSNYGAGVDIAAPGGQTQGEDSTGGILQNTIDAETGEPIFAAFQGTSMAAPHVAGVAALIKASGVQEPDAIRNVLLESARAVTDDGLNYYGAGHLDAANAVKLAMRGQITFRDFFRWLRDNGYLNPRFWIDGGAVALLPKVAMVLGSYLLAWFLRNYLPFWSWPLTSGLVAGSAGLFVFRGFYILDLPQWPFRVMGSSIPELGTALQGTNALNPIFASVLIPFLLLALFLGHAEWKWFAVGTTLGVASCLAISAFMSPHLLWLGTGAIAQAYLAVNALLCFGLAYLVTRGEGEAA, encoded by the coding sequence ATGAGAAGGCTGGGGCTGGTGGGCTTGTTTTTGGCGGGGCTAATGTTAGCGATCGCCAGCTTTAAAGGATTGGCAGCAAACGGAACCTACGAATCGATTGTGCTGGATTTTCGCGAGGATATTCCAGCGGTGCAAATTCAACAACAGTTGGATGCGATCGCGCAGCAGTATCAAGTGAAGCCTCGGTTAAATAGCGAGTTTTCCGAGGGCGATCATCTTTATATTGTGGAAGGAAATTCTCGACTTCTACAAGCGCTACAGAAATCTAAACTGGCTAAGTCTACCGAAGCGATCGAGCCGAACTATATTTATCGAGCCTTTTTCACCCCTGACGACCCCGAATACAGCAAGCAATGGAACCTCAGAAGCATTAATGCGGAAGCTGCTTGGGATGAAACTAAGGGCAGTGGGGTCACCGTCGCCGTAATTGATACGGGAGTTAGCCGGGTACCTGACCTCAAAGATACCCAGTTTGTGGAAGGCTACGACTTTGTCAGCGACCGCAGTGATGCTAGTGATGACAACGGTCATGGTACTCACGTCGCAGGCACGATCGCTCAATCCACTAACAATGGTTATGGTGTAGCGGGAGTTGCTTATGAAGCAAACCTGATGCCTTTGAAGGTTTTGAGTGCAGCGGGTGGCGGCACAGTGGCCGATATTGCCGAAGCAATTAAGTTTGCCGCAGACCACGATGCTGATGTGATCAATATGAGCTTGGGGGGTGGCGGCGAAAGTGAAGTCATGCAAGAAGCGATCGCCTATGCGCATGACAAAGGCGTGGTGATCATCGCTGCCGCAGGCAACGCCAATCAAAACTCAGCTTCTTACCCCGCTCGCTACCCACATGTGATTGGAGTTTCCGCTTTAGGCCCGACAGGTGAAAAAGCCATCTACTCCAACTATGGGGCAGGTGTAGATATCGCAGCCCCCGGTGGCCAAACCCAAGGTGAAGACAGCACAGGCGGCATTCTGCAAAATACCATTGATGCAGAAACGGGCGAACCGATCTTTGCGGCTTTCCAAGGCACTAGTATGGCTGCTCCTCATGTGGCTGGTGTAGCAGCGCTGATCAAAGCGTCTGGGGTACAAGAACCCGATGCCATTCGGAATGTACTTTTGGAGTCGGCCCGCGCCGTCACAGATGACGGTCTCAACTACTATGGGGCAGGTCACTTAGATGCTGCCAATGCTGTGAAACTGGCAATGCGAGGGCAAATCACCTTCCGCGATTTCTTCCGCTGGCTGCGGGATAATGGCTATCTCAACCCCCGTTTTTGGATTGATGGCGGTGCCGTGGCCCTACTACCTAAGGTCGCAATGGTGCTGGGGTCTTACTTGCTGGCTTGGTTCCTCCGCAACTACTTACCTTTCTGGAGTTGGCCGCTCACTAGTGGGTTAGTTGCTGGAAGCGCGGGGTTATTTGTCTTTCGCGGCTTCTATATTCTGGATTTGCCCCAGTGGCCCTTCCGGGTGATGGGTAGCTCAATCCCCGAATTAGGCACGGCGCTTCAAGGGACAAATGCACTGAATCCTATCTTTGCCAGCGTTTTGATTCCCTTCCTCTTGCTGGCCTTGTTTCTCGGCCATGCGGAATGGAAGTGGTTTGCCGTTGGCACAACTTTGGGAGTCGCCTCTTGCTTAGCCATTAGTGCGTTTATGTCTCCACACCTGCTTTGGCTCGGTACAGGCGCGATCGCCCAAGCTTACTTAGCCGTAAACGCCCTGTTGTGTTTCGGGTTAGCCTATCTGGTAACGAGAGGAGAAGGAGAAGCCGCATGA
- the miaB gene encoding tRNA (N6-isopentenyl adenosine(37)-C2)-methylthiotransferase MiaB — protein sequence MTTSSRRYHITTFGCQMNKADSERMAGILEDMGFQWSEDPNEANVILYNTCTIRDNAEQKVYSYLGRQAKRKHEEPDLTLVVAGCVAQQEGEALLRRVPELDLVMGPQHANRLQDLLEQVFSGNQVVATEAVHIFEDITKPRRDSKVTAWVNVIYGCNERCTYCVVPGVRGVEQSRTPEAIRAEIEELGRQGYKEITLLGQNIDAYGRDLPGVTPEGRHQHTLTDLLYYVHDVPSIERIRFATSHPRYFTERLIKACAELPKVCEHFHIPFQSGDNEVLKAMSRGYTQEKYRRIIDTIRSYMPDASISADAIVGFPGETESQFENTLKLVDEIGFDLLNTAAYSPRPGTPAALWENQLSEEVKSDRLQRLNHLVNTKAAERSQRYLGRIEEVLVEDQNSKDPSQVMGRTRGNRLTFFPGDINELKGQVVQAKITEVRAFSLTGQPVVPAICA from the coding sequence ATGACCACTTCTTCTCGCCGCTATCACATCACTACTTTTGGCTGTCAGATGAACAAAGCTGACTCCGAACGCATGGCTGGCATTCTAGAAGACATGGGTTTTCAATGGTCAGAAGACCCGAATGAGGCCAACGTCATTCTCTACAACACGTGCACCATTCGGGATAATGCAGAGCAAAAAGTTTATTCCTACCTTGGTCGGCAAGCCAAGCGGAAGCATGAAGAACCGGACCTAACTTTGGTAGTGGCAGGCTGTGTAGCTCAGCAAGAAGGCGAAGCTCTGTTACGGCGAGTGCCAGAACTGGATCTGGTGATGGGACCGCAGCATGCCAATCGCCTTCAGGATCTCCTAGAGCAAGTCTTCAGCGGCAACCAAGTGGTGGCGACTGAAGCAGTCCACATTTTTGAAGACATCACCAAGCCGCGTCGGGATAGCAAAGTCACCGCTTGGGTCAACGTCATCTACGGCTGCAACGAGCGCTGCACCTACTGCGTGGTTCCCGGAGTTCGGGGGGTGGAGCAGTCACGCACACCCGAAGCTATCCGAGCTGAAATTGAAGAACTGGGACGACAGGGCTACAAAGAAATTACGCTGTTGGGCCAAAACATTGACGCTTACGGGCGCGATCTCCCAGGCGTGACTCCCGAAGGTCGGCACCAGCACACCCTCACCGATCTCCTTTACTATGTGCACGATGTTCCTAGCATCGAGCGAATTCGCTTTGCCACAAGCCACCCCCGTTACTTCACCGAGCGCTTAATCAAAGCTTGTGCCGAACTCCCCAAGGTTTGCGAGCACTTCCATATCCCCTTTCAATCTGGCGATAACGAAGTTCTCAAAGCCATGTCCCGCGGTTACACCCAAGAAAAATACCGCCGCATCATCGACACGATTCGCAGCTATATGCCCGATGCCTCCATCAGTGCCGATGCGATCGTTGGCTTCCCTGGTGAAACCGAATCCCAATTCGAGAACACCCTGAAGCTCGTCGATGAAATTGGTTTTGACTTACTCAATACAGCCGCTTACTCCCCGCGCCCTGGCACTCCCGCTGCCCTGTGGGAAAACCAACTCAGTGAAGAAGTCAAGAGCGATCGCCTGCAACGCCTCAATCATCTGGTCAACACCAAAGCCGCCGAGCGGTCGCAGCGTTATTTAGGCCGCATCGAGGAAGTCTTGGTGGAAGACCAAAACAGCAAAGACCCCAGCCAAGTCATGGGTCGCACCCGTGGCAATCGTCTCACCTTCTTCCCCGGCGACATCAACGAACTTAAAGGCCAAGTGGTTCAGGCCAAGATTACGGAAGTGCGAGCCTTTAGCTTGACAGGTCAACCCGTCGTTCCAGCGATTTGCGCTTAG
- a CDS encoding D-alanine--D-alanine ligase family protein, giving the protein MTKLRVGLLFGGCSGEHEVSIRSARAIANALNTDPNPSKYEVLPFYIQKDGRWQSPDIAQSVLESGVPLPSEETGSPTTRTHLWQFPPLAAEIDVWFPILHGPNGEDGTIQGLLQLMQVPYVGSGVLASSVGMDKIAMKSAFAQAGLAQVKYMTVNRSQVWSNPCVYPKLCDEIEATLGYPCFVKPANLGSSVGIAKVRSRAQLEAALDSAASYDRRLIVEAGVVAREVECAVLGNDQAQASIVGEITYNSDFYDYETKYTEGRADLHIPALLPEAIAAQVQTLALQAFAAVDAAGLARIDFFYVESTGEVLINEINTLPGFTATSMYPQLWAASGVAFPTLVDQLIQFALERHS; this is encoded by the coding sequence ATGACGAAGCTGCGGGTGGGGTTGCTGTTTGGCGGTTGCTCGGGGGAGCATGAAGTTTCGATTCGTTCGGCACGGGCGATCGCCAACGCCTTAAACACAGACCCAAACCCTAGCAAGTACGAAGTGCTGCCTTTCTACATCCAAAAAGATGGCCGTTGGCAATCCCCAGACATTGCCCAGTCAGTTCTAGAGTCTGGCGTGCCGCTGCCTTCTGAAGAAACAGGCTCACCCACTACCCGCACTCATCTTTGGCAATTCCCACCTCTAGCCGCCGAAATTGATGTGTGGTTCCCGATTCTACATGGACCCAACGGCGAAGATGGCACGATTCAGGGTTTGTTGCAGTTAATGCAAGTACCTTATGTCGGGTCAGGCGTACTGGCTTCCTCAGTAGGCATGGACAAGATTGCCATGAAGAGCGCTTTTGCTCAGGCTGGCTTGGCGCAAGTCAAATATATGACGGTCAACCGCTCCCAAGTTTGGTCGAACCCCTGCGTGTATCCCAAACTCTGTGACGAAATCGAAGCAACCTTGGGCTATCCCTGCTTTGTTAAGCCTGCTAACTTAGGTTCCTCTGTTGGCATTGCTAAGGTGCGATCGCGTGCTCAGCTCGAAGCAGCCTTAGACAGTGCCGCGAGTTACGATCGCCGCTTGATTGTGGAAGCTGGAGTCGTGGCTAGAGAAGTGGAATGCGCAGTTTTAGGGAATGACCAAGCGCAAGCTTCTATCGTAGGAGAGATCACTTATAACAGTGATTTCTACGACTATGAAACGAAGTACACGGAAGGGCGAGCCGATCTACATATTCCTGCTCTCCTACCAGAGGCGATCGCCGCTCAAGTGCAAACACTGGCCTTGCAGGCATTTGCTGCGGTCGATGCAGCGGGATTAGCGCGAATTGACTTCTTTTATGTGGAGTCTACGGGGGAAGTGTTGATTAACGAAATCAATACATTACCTGGCTTTACCGCGACTAGCATGTATCCTCAACTGTGGGCTGCTAGTGGGGTTGCCTTCCCAACCTTGGTTGATCAACTCATTCAGTTTGCTCTGGAGCGACATTCCTAA
- a CDS encoding cell division protein FtsQ/DivIB: MTSISAVSQNELAQRRQKLRQERRLKALQTSWRTIAVSGLAGGLAWVITLPGWVIRQPEQVAIAGNRFLSSQAIQSLLPMAYPQSLLQLEPQAIAAQLESKAPIEDATVARQLFPPRLIVQVKERYPVAMISDLPNAEAVKDKETKPAIGLSNVGFLDANGVWIPIESYTSFDQSFQLPTLKIVGYQEQKRSQWAELYQSVSQSPVKVTEIDWRDPSNIVLKTELGIFHFGSYSSRFAEQIQAMDQLRKLSDKLNPKQVAYVDLQNPDAPSIQMQKANNSVKSNTDSTD, encoded by the coding sequence ATGACTAGTATTTCAGCAGTCTCTCAAAACGAACTCGCGCAAAGACGCCAGAAGCTCCGCCAAGAACGACGCTTGAAAGCCTTGCAAACCAGTTGGCGCACTATAGCAGTCAGCGGTCTGGCGGGAGGACTCGCTTGGGTGATCACCTTGCCAGGTTGGGTGATTCGCCAACCCGAACAAGTTGCGATCGCAGGTAATCGGTTTCTCTCGTCTCAAGCCATTCAGTCTTTATTGCCAATGGCTTATCCTCAATCGTTGCTGCAACTTGAACCTCAAGCGATCGCAGCCCAGCTAGAATCAAAAGCGCCGATCGAGGACGCCACTGTAGCACGTCAGCTATTCCCCCCCAGACTGATTGTGCAGGTCAAAGAACGCTATCCCGTCGCCATGATCTCCGATCTCCCTAACGCTGAAGCTGTTAAAGACAAAGAGACAAAACCAGCAATAGGTCTCTCAAATGTGGGATTTCTGGATGCGAATGGTGTCTGGATTCCCATTGAGAGCTATACTTCCTTTGATCAATCGTTCCAGTTGCCAACTCTCAAAATTGTTGGCTATCAAGAACAGAAGCGATCGCAGTGGGCTGAGCTGTATCAATCAGTTAGCCAAAGCCCTGTTAAAGTCACAGAAATTGACTGGCGTGACCCAAGCAATATAGTCCTTAAAACTGAGTTAGGAATCTTTCATTTCGGCTCTTATAGTTCTAGATTTGCTGAGCAAATCCAAGCGATGGATCAGCTACGAAAACTCTCAGACAAGCTGAATCCCAAGCAAGTTGCTTATGTTGATCTACAAAATCCAGATGC
- a CDS encoding glycosyltransferase family 39 protein, translating to MNYRVAGSFFVLLCACYFVFFWHLDALSLRTYDEARRAVNALEMSLNGNFIVSYFDGQPDLWGTKPPLLLWLIVACMKVFGYNEFAVRLPSAIAATTTVLTLFLFSTFYLQSLVVGITSAFVLMTSYGYVAEHVARTGDYDALLTLWITVYSLTYFVYIHASSSKKPWYLWLTAIAIMLAMWTKGIAALIPLLGLFVYTIYQKRLGQLLRSPSFYSSAIFVIGAGLSYYLLREYYNPGYLEAMLSNEVGRYSESVEGHTGDFWFYLQQMQRTFIPWLYLLLPSLVVAQISQKRLIKALGAFCGFYLICHFLVVSSSQTKLAWYNAPQYPIAALLIGLGVSEACHWLIKYLRINPRSKQQLIAGLFVCALLFLPSLRMARKVSGTYVYSRPHDPPEVQLGYYLRRLQKTQPELTTFQVVDMAKGTVGGRRAHTLFYVKAADLDPKYAIALSTPEQTVPNNQVVVTCIPAIKTQLVAQYQLSTIDTKGACSALIVKQAKAS from the coding sequence TTGAACTACCGGGTTGCTGGTAGTTTTTTTGTGCTTTTGTGTGCTTGCTACTTCGTATTTTTTTGGCATCTTGATGCTCTCTCTCTGCGCACCTATGACGAGGCTAGGCGGGCAGTGAATGCTTTAGAGATGTCACTCAATGGCAATTTCATTGTCAGCTATTTTGATGGGCAGCCCGATTTGTGGGGAACCAAACCACCATTGTTGCTTTGGTTGATTGTTGCCTGCATGAAAGTGTTTGGCTACAACGAATTTGCGGTGCGTCTGCCTTCTGCGATCGCCGCCACCACAACTGTCCTAACTTTGTTTCTATTTTCTACCTTTTACTTGCAAAGCTTGGTGGTCGGAATTACCAGTGCTTTTGTCTTAATGACTAGCTATGGGTATGTAGCAGAGCATGTGGCGAGAACGGGAGATTATGATGCCCTGCTAACTTTATGGATTACCGTTTATTCCCTCACTTATTTTGTCTATATCCATGCTAGCAGTTCCAAAAAGCCTTGGTATCTATGGCTAACCGCGATCGCAATTATGTTGGCAATGTGGACAAAAGGAATTGCTGCCTTGATTCCATTGTTAGGTCTTTTTGTTTACACAATCTATCAAAAACGGTTGGGTCAATTATTGCGATCGCCATCATTCTATAGCTCGGCAATTTTCGTGATTGGAGCTGGGCTAAGCTACTACTTGCTGCGGGAGTATTACAACCCAGGCTACCTAGAAGCAATGTTAAGTAATGAGGTAGGGCGCTACTCAGAGTCGGTAGAGGGACATACAGGTGACTTTTGGTTTTATCTGCAACAGATGCAGCGTACATTTATTCCCTGGCTGTATCTACTTTTGCCTAGTTTAGTCGTCGCTCAAATCAGTCAAAAGCGATTAATTAAAGCTTTAGGAGCCTTCTGTGGTTTTTACTTGATTTGTCACTTTCTAGTTGTTTCTAGTTCTCAAACTAAATTGGCTTGGTACAACGCCCCACAATATCCGATCGCGGCATTGCTAATTGGGCTAGGAGTTTCTGAAGCTTGTCACTGGTTAATCAAATACTTGCGGATAAACCCACGTTCTAAACAACAGCTAATTGCAGGTTTGTTTGTATGCGCTTTGCTGTTTTTACCTTCTCTGAGAATGGCTCGTAAAGTGAGTGGCACTTATGTCTATTCTCGCCCTCACGACCCACCAGAAGTACAGTTGGGATATTACTTGCGTCGCTTGCAAAAAACTCAACCAGAATTAACCACATTTCAGGTGGTGGATATGGCAAAAGGGACAGTAGGAGGACGCAGAGCCCATACGCTTTTTTATGTTAAAGCGGCTGATTTAGATCCTAAATATGCGATCGCGCTCTCTACTCCTGAGCAAACTGTGCCGAACAATCAAGTCGTTGTGACTTGTATTCCGGCGATCAAAACGCAACTGGTGGCGCAATACCAACTGAGTACGATTGATACGAAGGGAGCTTGTAGCGCGTTGATAGTGAAACAAGCGAAAGCTAGTTAG
- a CDS encoding CHAT domain-containing protein: MRSVAVTQEFHLSVTPVGEDEYLIRTERVAPGVPLAEEQVVWPVEEWLNQARQLMNDPLLGLLQEDAFNPGIDKLHNPGDRELDLVLGGSEPNQNLPPRHLVALGQQLYNALFQGTIRDSWMTAQGIAQHRREVLRLRLGLKGARLVRLPWEVLHTGERHRVGGASRPLATGTDVLFSRYQPSPGLVGATTALRELMRESQQPLKILMAIAAPTDQEQLELKREALHLQEELRSRHGAASESGGGTAEIQLTILDQPDREQLTQALEQGQFQVLHYAGHSNLGAAGGNLYLVNGKTGLTEVLSGDDLAGLLVNNGIRMVVFNSCRSAYTATSDLEHEIGEQNLAEALVQRGIPGVLAMAERIPDDVALTLTRLFYRNLKQGYPVDLSLSRARQGLISAYGSHQLYWALPILYLHPEFDGQLITGNVPDLYSAAQEMATARWRSPSDRPTNHLTSLGEARHSGLVDEDVFPASAQSLNGIAADLEDEPYDYGDEDLGELDDLEFDDGFGSEADSALVAELIEQLSKNPADPQLAAEEPFLSAPAAENLRSDPQRSPYLDLPGSSKPQPTPLKSTPPRNPPPQTPPTNPAIDPRLSQVFSDLEQGLAAPTNASTAIATARRAIQANPNDVDAYNQLGLALYQQGNFADAIAAYQAALKINPSLAEVYSNLALALYKQGKVAEAKTAYQQAVSLAALPDGTNSTAGRNSALQPEYPRRSSSGWGAWLQQPRRRSKLWLILAAAGVTAIALLGFWWFQRNRSPQVSIPALPESISNNSNNSFAIDPQTNRTTLDLKATNTATVTAAAIDYLSRKQLVAGQQAIAELLDRGALPQASAALVAVPNTVIDDPAVSFLRGRLAWQSMQTGNQDYSVDDARRYWETAVRQQAEAEQTDAASLALYQNALGFAYYAEQNWDRANRAWFQALYLQEEAQTTTPSESGVIASTPTVATAPAATAKPGNQENLMAYAGLALVLAKSAQSQPAEQRANLQNEALKLYQKVMTENPVAFQPDALSKNWMWTESTIKDWGAIAKLQPQT, encoded by the coding sequence TTGCGGAGTGTAGCTGTGACGCAGGAATTTCATCTTTCTGTTACCCCAGTTGGGGAAGATGAGTATTTAATACGGACGGAGCGAGTTGCCCCAGGGGTACCTCTAGCCGAAGAACAAGTGGTTTGGCCCGTTGAAGAGTGGCTAAATCAGGCGCGCCAATTGATGAATGACCCGCTGCTGGGATTGTTGCAGGAAGATGCTTTTAATCCTGGGATAGATAAACTGCATAACCCAGGCGATCGCGAACTGGACTTGGTGCTCGGAGGCAGCGAGCCGAACCAAAATCTACCGCCACGTCATTTAGTAGCGTTAGGACAGCAGCTTTATAATGCTTTGTTCCAGGGTACGATCCGCGATAGCTGGATGACCGCACAAGGGATTGCCCAGCATCGACGAGAAGTTTTGCGTTTACGTTTAGGCTTAAAAGGAGCCCGCTTAGTTCGCTTGCCGTGGGAGGTATTGCACACCGGAGAGCGGCATCGCGTGGGTGGCGCTTCTCGGCCCTTAGCGACGGGCACAGATGTTTTATTTTCTCGCTATCAACCTAGCCCAGGGTTAGTGGGGGCAACGACAGCTCTGAGAGAGTTGATGCGTGAGTCGCAACAACCGCTCAAGATTTTGATGGCGATCGCAGCTCCAACGGATCAAGAGCAACTGGAGCTGAAACGTGAAGCCCTACACCTTCAAGAAGAATTGCGTAGCCGTCATGGAGCTGCCTCAGAATCAGGTGGCGGCACAGCAGAAATTCAGTTGACGATCTTAGACCAACCCGATCGCGAGCAATTGACTCAAGCTTTAGAGCAAGGCCAGTTTCAGGTTTTGCACTATGCGGGCCACAGCAACTTAGGGGCCGCAGGAGGCAACCTCTACTTGGTGAATGGCAAAACTGGGCTAACCGAGGTGCTGAGCGGAGATGACTTGGCGGGGCTTTTGGTCAACAATGGCATTCGCATGGTGGTGTTTAACTCCTGCCGTAGTGCCTATACCGCCACTTCAGATTTGGAGCATGAGATTGGCGAACAGAATCTCGCTGAAGCTTTGGTGCAGCGGGGAATTCCTGGCGTATTGGCAATGGCTGAGCGGATTCCAGATGATGTGGCACTGACGTTAACCCGTTTGTTTTATCGCAATCTGAAGCAAGGGTATCCAGTGGATCTCAGCTTGAGTCGGGCACGTCAGGGGTTGATCTCGGCCTATGGCTCTCACCAGTTGTACTGGGCTTTGCCCATTCTCTATCTGCATCCCGAATTTGATGGGCAGTTGATCACTGGGAACGTACCAGACCTTTACAGTGCGGCTCAAGAAATGGCGACTGCACGTTGGCGGAGTCCTAGCGATCGCCCTACCAATCACTTAACTTCCCTAGGAGAGGCTCGGCATTCTGGTTTGGTTGACGAAGACGTCTTTCCAGCCTCTGCTCAGTCCCTCAATGGCATAGCAGCAGATTTAGAGGACGAGCCCTACGACTACGGTGACGAAGACCTGGGTGAGTTAGATGATCTGGAGTTTGATGATGGGTTCGGGTCCGAAGCCGACTCGGCTTTAGTGGCTGAGTTGATTGAGCAGTTGTCAAAAAATCCTGCCGATCCCCAACTGGCCGCAGAAGAACCATTTTTGTCTGCTCCTGCGGCTGAAAATCTCCGATCAGATCCTCAGCGCTCCCCTTATCTGGATTTGCCAGGCTCATCCAAACCCCAACCTACCCCACTTAAGTCCACGCCTCCTCGCAACCCGCCACCCCAAACGCCGCCTACCAACCCAGCGATCGATCCACGCTTAAGCCAAGTCTTCTCGGATTTAGAACAAGGATTAGCTGCCCCTACCAATGCTAGTACCGCGATCGCCACGGCTCGAAGAGCAATTCAAGCAAATCCCAATGATGTTGATGCCTATAACCAGCTAGGATTAGCCCTCTATCAACAAGGTAACTTTGCGGATGCGATCGCTGCCTACCAAGCAGCCCTGAAAATTAACCCCAGCTTGGCTGAGGTGTATAGTAACTTGGCTTTAGCGCTATACAAGCAAGGCAAGGTTGCAGAAGCTAAAACAGCGTATCAACAAGCGGTGAGCCTAGCGGCACTGCCTGATGGTACGAACTCAACCGCAGGTAGAAACTCAGCGTTACAGCCTGAATATCCTCGTCGAAGTTCTAGCGGCTGGGGTGCTTGGTTGCAGCAGCCTCGTAGACGCTCTAAGCTGTGGCTGATCTTGGCGGCGGCAGGAGTTACGGCGATCGCTTTGCTAGGTTTTTGGTGGTTCCAGCGAAACCGAAGTCCTCAGGTTTCGATTCCAGCCTTGCCCGAATCTATTTCCAACAACTCCAACAATTCTTTTGCCATTGATCCGCAAACCAACCGAACTACATTAGACCTGAAAGCAACTAATACGGCTACAGTCACAGCCGCTGCTATTGACTACCTAAGTCGGAAACAACTGGTCGCAGGGCAACAAGCGATCGCAGAACTGCTGGATCGTGGAGCCTTGCCTCAAGCCAGTGCTGCCTTGGTTGCTGTTCCTAATACTGTGATTGATGATCCAGCCGTGAGTTTTCTACGCGGTCGCTTGGCTTGGCAGTCCATGCAAACAGGCAACCAAGACTATAGCGTTGATGATGCCCGCCGCTACTGGGAAACTGCGGTTCGCCAACAAGCTGAAGCTGAACAGACGGATGCAGCATCCCTAGCGCTGTATCAAAATGCCTTAGGCTTCGCTTACTACGCTGAGCAGAATTGGGACCGAGCCAATCGGGCTTGGTTCCAAGCACTCTACTTGCAAGAAGAAGCGCAAACGACTACGCCATCTGAGTCAGGTGTTATTGCTTCCACTCCAACGGTAGCAACCGCGCCAGCCGCAACTGCAAAGCCAGGGAACCAAGAGAATCTGATGGCTTATGCTGGCCTAGCCCTAGTGCTGGCCAAGTCTGCCCAAAGTCAACCTGCCGAGCAACGCGCTAACCTGCAAAATGAAGCGCTCAAGCTTTATCAAAAAGTGATGACTGAGAATCCAGTGGCCTTCCAGCCTGATGCCTTAAGCAAAAACTGGATGTGGACCGAATCTACGATCAAGGACTGGGGAGCGATCGCTAAACTCCAGCCGCAAACCTAG